A single window of Flavobacterium aestivum DNA harbors:
- the hisF gene encoding imidazole glycerol phosphate synthase subunit HisF: MLKIRIIPILTFNGFGLVKTKKFANPRMVGNPVQAARVYNSRGVDELVFIDIFASSQKRKINLKLVADVIKECYMPVAIGGGIETIDDINSLLKIGADKVIIKTKALLDTNFIDEAVAFFGSQCISIAIDAYATNEGYKIFNKLNIDISLEDFMNQMISCKVGEFVIMSVDNDGMMNGFDIELIKSVSRLTNIPIIAVGGGGTMEHYNELFSQTDIQAVGSASIFHFTQFTPLDIKNELKNINIPVRI; encoded by the coding sequence ATGCTTAAAATAAGAATTATTCCTATCCTAACTTTTAATGGTTTTGGATTAGTTAAAACTAAAAAGTTTGCAAATCCAAGAATGGTTGGAAATCCTGTCCAAGCAGCTAGAGTTTATAATAGCAGGGGAGTTGATGAACTTGTTTTTATTGATATTTTTGCAAGCTCCCAAAAAAGGAAAATCAACTTAAAACTAGTTGCGGATGTTATAAAAGAATGTTATATGCCGGTGGCAATTGGTGGAGGTATTGAAACAATTGATGATATAAATAGTTTGCTTAAAATTGGTGCGGATAAAGTAATTATTAAAACAAAAGCTTTATTAGATACTAATTTTATTGATGAAGCTGTAGCTTTTTTTGGAAGTCAATGTATTTCGATAGCAATTGATGCTTATGCAACAAATGAAGGATATAAGATTTTTAATAAACTTAATATTGATATATCATTAGAAGATTTTATGAATCAAATGATTTCCTGTAAAGTTGGAGAGTTTGTTATTATGAGTGTAGATAATGATGGAATGATGAATGGCTTTGATATTGAATTAATAAAATCAGTTTCGAGATTAACAAATATACCTATAATTGCTGTTGGAGGTGGTGGGACAATGGAACATTACAATGAATTGTTTTCTCAAACAGATATCCAGGCAGTTGGTTCAGCTAGTATCTTTCATTTTACTCAATTTACTCCTTTGGATATAAAAAATGAATTAAAAAATATTAATATCCCAGTTAGAATATAA
- the pseI gene encoding pseudaminic acid synthase, with product MIIDTFEISSHSKVFIIAELSANHNGNINTAIETIRAAKRAGADCIKLQTYTANTITIDCDKDDFLIKGTIWEGKNLYKLYQEAYTPWEWHEEIFKVAKEEGLICFSSPFDKTAVDFLETLDVPAYKIASFEITDIPLIEYVASKGKPIIISTGIAEEKDIELAINACKSMGNENIALLKCTSSYPAPINEANMCMVKDLAQRYGVISGLSDHTMGATVPIVATCFGAKIIEKHFILDRAIGGPDASFSMNEIEFAAMVKAVREAESAIGKVDYTLTEKQAKGKDFSRSLYVVEDIKAGDIITETNVRSIRPGFGMHPKHYSEILGKTVKVDIERGVAFNNAFLS from the coding sequence ATGATAATTGATACTTTTGAAATAAGTAGCCACAGTAAGGTTTTTATAATAGCCGAACTATCAGCAAATCATAATGGTAATATAAATACAGCGATTGAGACTATACGAGCTGCGAAACGAGCTGGAGCTGATTGTATTAAATTGCAGACATATACAGCTAATACTATCACAATTGATTGTGATAAGGATGATTTTTTGATTAAAGGAACTATCTGGGAAGGGAAAAATTTATATAAATTATATCAAGAAGCCTACACACCTTGGGAATGGCATGAAGAAATTTTTAAGGTAGCTAAAGAAGAAGGATTAATATGTTTTTCTTCACCTTTCGATAAAACGGCTGTTGATTTTTTAGAAACATTGGATGTTCCTGCATATAAAATTGCATCTTTCGAAATTACCGATATTCCTTTAATCGAATATGTAGCGTCGAAAGGTAAGCCAATAATTATATCTACAGGTATTGCCGAAGAAAAGGATATTGAATTAGCTATAAATGCTTGTAAAAGTATGGGCAATGAAAATATTGCATTGTTAAAATGTACTTCTAGTTATCCAGCACCAATTAATGAAGCAAATATGTGCATGGTAAAAGATTTGGCTCAACGGTATGGTGTAATTAGTGGTCTTTCTGATCATACAATGGGAGCAACCGTTCCTATTGTTGCAACTTGTTTTGGAGCTAAAATTATTGAAAAGCATTTTATTCTCGATCGCGCTATTGGAGGCCCAGACGCTTCTTTTTCTATGAATGAAATTGAATTTGCAGCCATGGTTAAAGCGGTTCGTGAAGCTGAAAGTGCTATCGGTAAAGTTGATTATACACTTACTGAAAAACAAGCAAAAGGAAAAGATTTTTCGAGATCCTTATATGTAGTTGAGGATATCAAAGCTGGTGATATTATTACTGAAACAAACGTTCGTTCTATTAGACCTGGATTTGGGATGCACCCAAAACATTATAGTGAAATACTTGGAAAAACTGTTAAAGTTGACATAGAAA
- the hisH gene encoding imidazole glycerol phosphate synthase subunit HisH, translating to MVAIIDYGMGNVASVQKALNFLKIDNIITDNHDLIKESSVVLLPGVGSFAQGMKNLNDRGLVELLTNEVIIKKKKFIGICLGMQLIMEKGMEPFECQGLGWIKGNVIKFELENLNVPHMGWNNIDILNDTYYKQCQTKDFYFIHSYHVVPDDKENIAATVNYGFDVVASIQKENIFATQFHPEKSQNAGLSILKTFFETNA from the coding sequence ATGGTAGCAATAATTGATTATGGAATGGGTAATGTAGCCTCTGTTCAAAAAGCTTTAAATTTTTTAAAAATTGATAATATCATTACTGATAATCATGATTTAATAAAGGAATCAAGTGTTGTTTTATTGCCAGGTGTCGGTTCTTTTGCACAAGGCATGAAAAACTTAAATGATAGAGGGTTGGTTGAATTGCTTACGAATGAAGTTATTATAAAGAAGAAAAAATTTATTGGAATTTGTCTCGGAATGCAATTAATAATGGAAAAAGGAATGGAACCTTTTGAATGCCAGGGATTGGGTTGGATTAAAGGAAATGTTATAAAGTTTGAATTGGAAAATTTAAATGTACCTCACATGGGATGGAATAATATAGATATTTTAAACGATACTTATTATAAACAATGTCAAACAAAAGATTTTTACTTTATTCACAGTTATCATGTAGTACCAGATGATAAAGAAAATATTGCTGCAACAGTTAATTATGGTTTTGATGTAGTTGCCAGTATTCAAAAAGAAAATATATTTGCTACTCAATTCCATCCTGAAAAAAGTCAGAATGCTGGATTGTCTATTTTAAAAACTTTTTTCGAAACAAATGCTTAA
- a CDS encoding Wzz/FepE/Etk N-terminal domain-containing protein translates to MNEQSPKNEVSLKELIEKIKEWYVYLLSQWKIIILAGIVGAVLGLTYSFIKKPVYTATLSFALEDEKGGGGGLGSALGLASSLGLDLGGGGGSIFTGSNLTELFKSRSMVEKTLMTPVTVNGKVISLAEMYIQINGWRNDWNDNPKYKDIQFIPDTKRKYLTRVHDSILGVMYQNLSKESLSVAQKDKKIAIISMDVASKSELFSLYFCEALARQVGKFYVDTKSKKARMNMTILQKQTDSIRAELNGAITGVAVANDNTFMLNPALNVRRAPSARRQVDVQANTAILTELVKQAELAKVTLRKETPLIQVIDRPILPLNKVKFGKIKGLFLGSFLGVFLIVLSLIARRLFKSIMQ, encoded by the coding sequence ATGAACGAACAAAGCCCTAAGAACGAAGTATCTTTAAAAGAGTTAATAGAGAAGATCAAGGAATGGTATGTCTATTTGCTGTCACAATGGAAAATTATTATATTGGCAGGAATTGTAGGAGCTGTTTTGGGTTTGACTTATTCTTTTATTAAAAAGCCAGTCTATACTGCTACTTTATCTTTTGCCTTAGAAGATGAGAAAGGTGGCGGAGGAGGTTTGGGAAGTGCTTTAGGATTGGCAAGTTCACTCGGATTGGATCTTGGGGGTGGTGGAGGTAGTATATTTACTGGTTCTAATTTAACCGAGTTGTTTAAGTCTCGATCTATGGTAGAAAAAACCCTAATGACTCCAGTTACGGTAAATGGTAAAGTAATTTCCCTGGCAGAAATGTACATTCAAATTAATGGGTGGAGAAATGATTGGAATGATAATCCTAAATATAAAGATATTCAGTTTATACCCGATACTAAACGAAAGTATCTTACTCGAGTGCATGATAGTATTTTGGGAGTTATGTACCAGAATTTGTCTAAAGAATCTTTGTCTGTAGCCCAAAAAGACAAAAAAATTGCGATTATTTCAATGGATGTGGCTTCAAAGAGTGAGCTGTTCTCTCTTTATTTTTGTGAAGCACTTGCGAGACAGGTGGGCAAATTCTATGTTGATACTAAAAGTAAAAAAGCCAGAATGAATATGACTATTTTACAAAAACAAACCGATTCTATTCGAGCAGAACTTAATGGAGCTATTACTGGTGTGGCAGTAGCTAATGACAATACTTTTATGTTAAATCCTGCACTAAATGTACGGCGCGCACCTTCAGCTCGTAGGCAGGTAGATGTTCAAGCTAATACTGCTATTTTAACAGAATTAGTTAAACAGGCTGAATTAGCAAAAGTTACTTTACGTAAAGAGACGCCTTTGATACAAGTAATTGATAGACCTATTTTACCATTAAATAAAGTGAAATTTGGAAAGATAAAAGGTTTGTTTTTAGGTAGTTTTTTAGGTGTTTTTTTAATTGTTTTGAGTTTGATAGCAAGAAGGTTATTTAAATCAATTATGCAATAA
- a CDS encoding GNAT family N-acetyltransferase gives MLTFRKANLTDTKLYFDWANDPDVRLQSFNSDKIDFENHEKWFLSKIKDNSYLFLLFINEKNLNIGQIRIHKENEREALIGISVSSEHRGKGYAKEMLEMASRYFLDCNPNYLINAYIKEKNLNSKFSFEKAGFEFQNIINYENFRSFHYIKK, from the coding sequence ATGCTAACTTTTAGGAAGGCTAATTTAACAGATACCAAATTATATTTTGATTGGGCTAATGATCCAGATGTTAGATTACAGTCTTTTAATTCAGATAAAATTGATTTTGAAAATCATGAGAAATGGTTTCTATCTAAAATAAAAGATAATTCTTATTTATTCTTATTGTTTATAAATGAAAAAAATTTGAATATTGGACAAATAAGGATTCATAAAGAAAATGAAAGAGAAGCTCTAATTGGAATTTCCGTTAGTTCAGAACATAGGGGAAAAGGCTATGCAAAAGAAATGCTTGAAATGGCGTCCAGGTATTTTTTAGATTGCAATCCAAATTATTTAATCAATGCGTATATAAAAGAAAAAAATTTAAATTCTAAATTTTCTTTTGAAAAAGCAGGCTTTGAATTTCAAAATATTATAAATTATGAAAACTTTAGAAGCTTTCATTATATAAAAAAATAG
- a CDS encoding N-acetyl sugar amidotransferase, which translates to MNIIKNNFMKIRYCSKCLFPETKPDLFFNEEGVCSACVAAEQKDTSIDWKQREADFNTIINKYKKDQDEIGYDCLIPVSGGKDSTYQAYFMKEVCGLNPLCVCFETTNLTEIGQKNIDNISKMGIDVIYFKKNYKAYKSMVIEGFKRVGDEMWPNHLGIFTIPIHIAVKFNIPLVIWGENPQQEYGGPIESIENKHLNRKWLEEFGGLLGNRIQDMVGVDGLTEKDLTPYFYPSDEEIDRVGVVGLFLGHYFFWDAQKQLEIVKKHGFAVKEDGPVEGTYTNYENLDEKMHGLHDYLKYVKYGFGRATDHACIDIRNNRITREEGLKLVKDFDGKYPHYGVNEFVKYSGMTKVEVDFILDSFTNSILFKQDEEGNFVKDFEGNLIRNFDFE; encoded by the coding sequence ATGAATATTATAAAAAATAATTTTATGAAAATCCGATATTGTTCAAAATGTTTATTTCCTGAAACAAAACCTGATTTGTTTTTTAATGAAGAAGGAGTTTGTTCTGCTTGTGTCGCTGCAGAGCAAAAAGATACTTCAATTGATTGGAAGCAAAGAGAAGCTGATTTTAATACTATTATAAATAAATATAAAAAAGATCAAGATGAAATAGGATACGATTGTTTAATACCTGTAAGTGGTGGAAAAGATAGCACATATCAAGCCTATTTTATGAAGGAGGTATGTGGTTTAAACCCTTTATGTGTTTGTTTTGAGACTACAAATTTGACGGAGATTGGTCAAAAAAATATTGACAATATCTCAAAAATGGGTATTGATGTAATTTATTTTAAGAAAAATTACAAGGCATATAAAAGTATGGTTATTGAAGGTTTTAAAAGAGTAGGTGACGAAATGTGGCCTAATCATTTGGGAATTTTTACAATTCCAATTCATATAGCTGTAAAATTCAATATCCCATTAGTAATTTGGGGAGAAAATCCACAACAAGAATATGGGGGACCAATAGAATCTATTGAAAATAAACATCTGAATAGAAAGTGGTTAGAGGAATTTGGTGGTTTGCTAGGTAATAGAATCCAGGATATGGTAGGAGTGGATGGATTGACAGAAAAGGATTTAACACCTTATTTTTATCCTTCTGATGAAGAGATTGATAGAGTAGGTGTTGTTGGCTTATTTTTAGGACACTATTTTTTTTGGGATGCTCAAAAACAACTTGAAATAGTAAAAAAACATGGTTTTGCGGTAAAAGAAGATGGACCGGTTGAGGGGACTTATACTAATTACGAGAACCTTGATGAAAAGATGCATGGCTTGCACGATTATCTTAAATATGTAAAGTATGGTTTTGGACGTGCAACAGATCACGCTTGCATTGATATTAGAAATAATAGAATAACAAGAGAAGAAGGCTTGAAATTAGTAAAAGATTTCGATGGAAAATACCCTCATTATGGTGTGAATGAATTTGTAAAATACTCTGGAATGACAAAAGTGGAAGTAGATTTTATTCTAGATTCGTTTACAAATTCAATTTTATTTAAACAAGATGAAGAAGGTAATTTTGTAAAAGATTTTGAGGGAAACCTAATTAGAAATTTTGATTTTGAATAA
- the pseF gene encoding pseudaminic acid cytidylyltransferase yields the protein MKTIAIIPARGGSKRIPHKNIKDFFGRPIISYAIEEAFKSGLYDEVIVSTDCEKIAAISVKYGARVPFIRSTQNSNDFATTVDVLFEVLEWYENQNVKFRYATCIYACAPFVNSKILKDSFDILIKEDCDCVFPVLAYSHPIQRALKLSGNNKIDLFDHFNSNVRTQDLEKVFHDAGMFYTFNVNNLYINRSLRTKNSFAIEIDELHAHDIDTENDWILAELKYKMFSNAIV from the coding sequence TTGAAAACTATAGCAATTATTCCTGCACGTGGTGGTAGTAAACGTATACCCCATAAAAATATCAAAGATTTTTTTGGCAGACCTATTATTTCTTATGCAATAGAAGAGGCTTTCAAAAGTGGTTTATATGATGAAGTAATAGTTTCGACTGATTGTGAGAAAATTGCGGCTATTTCTGTGAAATATGGCGCAAGAGTTCCTTTTATTAGAAGTACTCAAAATAGTAATGATTTTGCTACTACCGTTGATGTTTTATTTGAAGTATTAGAATGGTACGAAAACCAAAATGTTAAATTTCGATATGCTACTTGTATTTATGCATGTGCCCCTTTTGTAAATTCTAAAATATTAAAAGATTCTTTTGATATCTTAATTAAAGAAGATTGTGATTGCGTATTTCCAGTTTTAGCTTATTCACATCCAATTCAAAGAGCATTAAAGTTGTCAGGAAATAATAAAATAGATTTATTTGATCATTTTAATTCTAACGTAAGAACCCAAGATTTAGAAAAAGTATTTCATGACGCTGGTATGTTCTATACTTTTAATGTAAATAACTTGTACATAAATAGAAGTTTACGAACAAAAAATAGTTTTGCTATTGAAATAGATGAACTACATGCTCATGATATTGATACTGAAAATGATTGGATTTTGGCAGAATTAAAATATAAAATGTTTTCTAATGCTATCGTATAA
- a CDS encoding GNAT family N-acetyltransferase, producing MLSYKCLDNQVVKSNDFEIVPLRFEDRFDILKWRNEQMYHLRQAKLLTVDDQDKYFNNVIKHLFDQDTPNQILFSLLKNDEFIGYGGLVHINWIDKNAEISFLMNTEKEKDNFHFNWVKYLSLIEKVAFEDLRFHKIFTYAFDLRPHLYPALLEAGFLEEARLNEHCLFNGNYTDVIIHSKINTNANF from the coding sequence ATGCTATCGTATAAATGTCTTGATAATCAGGTTGTAAAGTCAAATGATTTTGAAATAGTTCCTCTTCGTTTTGAGGACCGATTTGATATATTAAAATGGCGAAATGAACAAATGTATCATCTGAGGCAAGCTAAGCTTTTAACAGTAGATGATCAAGATAAATATTTTAATAATGTGATCAAGCATCTCTTTGATCAAGATACACCCAATCAAATTTTATTTTCGTTGTTAAAAAATGATGAATTTATTGGTTATGGGGGATTAGTACATATTAATTGGATTGATAAAAATGCTGAAATTTCATTTCTTATGAATACCGAAAAAGAAAAGGATAATTTTCATTTTAATTGGGTCAAATATTTATCTCTTATCGAAAAAGTTGCGTTTGAAGATTTGAGATTTCATAAAATTTTCACTTATGCTTTTGATCTTAGACCACATTTATATCCTGCACTCTTAGAAGCTGGTTTTTTAGAAGAAGCTAGATTAAATGAGCATTGTCTTTTTAATGGTAATTATACAGATGTGATAATTCATTCAAAAATTAATACGAATGCTAACTTTTAG
- the pseC gene encoding UDP-4-amino-4,6-dideoxy-N-acetyl-beta-L-altrosamine transaminase: protein MKNKMGNYSIPYGRQHITKEDLEAIAETMQSDYLTQGPKIQEFEEAFAKYIGSKYAVTVSNGTAALHLSAMALNVSEGHKVITTPITFAASANCIRYCGGEVVFADIDPESYLLDINKVKNLLENSPMGTYKGIIPVDFAGRAVDLEAYRDLADQYGLWIIEDSCHAPGGYFYNSQGLKQNCGNNNYADLAIFSFHPVKHIACGEGGMITTNDEKLYKKLLKLRSHGITRDVFSFENTKEFSAGVNEEQAVYPLWYMEMQELGYNYRLTDFQAALGISQLQRADNGLQRRKEIAKKYYEAFKDKKFVKGQSKFIEGHAYHLYIIEIDDRLNLYNFLRTKNVYTQVHYIPCHLMPYYRQFGWKEGDMPISESYYENCLSIPMYPSLTEDEQNYVINMINEYYKK from the coding sequence ATGAAAAATAAAATGGGAAATTATAGTATTCCTTACGGTCGTCAACATATTACCAAAGAAGATCTAGAAGCTATTGCCGAAACAATGCAATCTGATTATTTAACTCAAGGACCCAAAATACAAGAATTTGAGGAAGCCTTTGCTAAATATATAGGGAGTAAATATGCAGTGACAGTTTCTAATGGCACAGCTGCTTTACACTTGTCTGCAATGGCTTTAAACGTAAGTGAGGGACATAAAGTAATCACCACTCCAATTACTTTTGCTGCTTCTGCAAATTGTATAAGATATTGTGGTGGAGAAGTTGTTTTTGCTGATATAGATCCAGAAAGTTATTTATTAGATATTAATAAAGTTAAAAATTTACTTGAAAATAGTCCAATGGGGACTTACAAGGGTATTATTCCAGTGGATTTTGCTGGTAGAGCTGTAGACTTAGAAGCCTACCGAGATTTAGCTGATCAATATGGTTTGTGGATTATAGAAGATTCTTGTCATGCTCCAGGAGGTTATTTTTATAATAGTCAAGGGTTAAAACAAAATTGTGGAAACAATAACTATGCGGATTTAGCTATATTTTCTTTTCATCCAGTAAAGCATATAGCTTGTGGTGAAGGAGGTATGATTACTACAAATGATGAAAAATTGTACAAAAAATTACTTAAGTTAAGAAGTCATGGTATAACTAGAGATGTATTTTCGTTTGAAAATACCAAAGAATTTTCAGCTGGGGTAAATGAAGAGCAAGCAGTATATCCATTATGGTATATGGAAATGCAAGAGTTAGGATATAATTACCGTTTAACAGACTTTCAGGCTGCATTAGGTATAAGCCAATTACAACGAGCTGATAATGGTCTTCAAAGAAGAAAAGAAATAGCTAAAAAATACTATGAAGCATTTAAAGACAAAAAATTTGTTAAAGGCCAATCTAAATTTATTGAAGGGCATGCTTATCATTTATATATAATTGAAATTGATGACAGATTGAATCTATATAACTTTTTGAGAACTAAAAATGTTTATACACAAGTACATTATATTCCATGCCATTTGATGCCGTATTATAGACAATTTGGTTGGAAAGAGGGTGATATGCCAATAAGCGAAAGTTATTACGAAAATTGTTTGAGTATCCCTATGTATCCTTCTCTTACTGAAGATGAGCAAAACTATGTTATAAACATGATTAATGAATATTATAAAAAATAA